The sequence CGCAGCCGCAGCTGGCGGCCGAGGTACCCGACATGCCCGGGGCATCGGGCGCGGTGTCCAACGCGTTGTCGCTCTGCTCGTGTGCTGCGCTGACGCGGCGGTGCTTCGGGCTCATCGAGGTGCTCCAGAATTCGGTGGCGCGGCACGACAGTCGTGCCGCGGAGATGGGTTTGTGCATGCGCGAAGGTCGCTACGCCGTCGCCGTGCGAAACCGCCGCAGTCGCAGGCTGTTCATGACGACGCTGACGCTGCTGAACGCCATCGCCGCACTGGCGAGGATCGGGCTCAAGAGCAGTCCGACGATCGGGAAGAGCACGCCGGCCGCGACGGGAATGCCGATCACGTTGTAGGCAAACGCCCAGAAGAGGTTCTGCTTCATCGTGCGCATCGTACGACGCGACAGTCGGATCGCGTCGGCGACACCGGCGAGATCGCCGCGCATGAGCGCGATGTCCGCGGCTTCCACCGCGATGTCGGTGCCGCTGCCCATCGCGATGCCGATGTCGGCCTTCGCCAGCGCTGGCGCGTCGTTGACGCCGTCGCCCACCATCGCGACCACCCACCCGTCTGCCTGCAGTCGTTCGATCTCGGCGACCTTGCCCGCCGGCAGCACGCCGGCAACCACGCGCGCGATGCCCGCCTCACGCGCGACTGCATTCGCCGTGCGCTGGTTGTCGCCAGTCAGCATCACAACATCCAGTCCGAGTCGCTGCAACTGCTGGATCGCCGCGCGTGACGTCGCGCGAATCGGATCTGCCACGGCAACGATACCGGCAAGCGCACCGTCGATGGCGATATACATCGCCGTCTTGCCTTCGTCACCGAAGCGATGACCCGCCGAACGAAGCGGCGCGATGTCGACGGCATAGTCCTGCATCAGCGCTTCATTGCCGACGGCCAGCGCATGTCCCCGCACCACTCCCGTGGCGCCGCGGCCTGTGTGCGACTCGAAGGCCTCCGGTGTGTCGACGGGGAGCCCCCGGTCATGGGCATGGCGCACGAGGGCATCGGCCAGTGGATGCTCACTCATGGTCTCCAACGACGCGACGAGCGCGAGCATCGCTTCACTCGCCAGCGTGCTGTCACGCACGACCTCGACGTCGGTTACCGCCGGCCGCCCCTCGGTCACCGTGCCAGTCTTGTCCAGCACTACCGTCGTGATGTCGCCGGCACGCTGCAACGCTTCCCCACCTTTGATCAACACGCCGAGCTCCGCGCCCTTGCCCGTCGACACCATGACGGCCGTCGGGACGGCAAGGCCCATCGCACACGGGCAGGCGATGATGAGCACCGCGACTGCCGCCGCAAATGCGCGGACCGCCGCTTCGCCGACACCACCGCCCGTCGTGTGGACGGCGACGAACCATACGGCGAAGGCCGCGACGGCGATGGAGACCACGACTGGTACAAAGATCGCGCTGATTCGGTCCGCCAGGCGCTGGATCGGGGCGCGGGATCCCTGCGCATCGCGCATGAGCTTCACGATCTGCGCCAGGACACTCGTCTCGCCCAGCGTGGTGGCGCGGTACCGGAACGCGCCTGTGCGGTTGATCGTCCCGCCGATCACGCGGTCGCTGACCCGCTTCGTGACAGGGAGCGACTCGCCGGTCAGCATGCTCTCGTCGACCGCGCTCTCGCCACTCACGATCTCGCCGTCCACCGGGACTCGCTCGCCCGGGCGCACGAGGATCATGTCGTCGGCGCGTACACTTTCCACCGGCACGTCCTCTTCCGCCTCACCGCGCAGCACGCGCGCTGTCTTCGGCTGCAGGTTCGCGAGCGCGCGAAGCGCGGTCGACGTTTCGCGCTTCGCGCGGGCCTCGAACGCGTTGCCGGTGAGGATGAGTGCGATAATGATGATCACCGCCTCGTAGTACACGTCAGGCGTCACCCCATTGCGTACGAAGAAGCCCGGTGCGGCGGTCGCGACGAGCGAGTATACGAACGCCGCGCCCGTGCCCACGGCGACGAGCGTGTTCATATCGGCGGAGTGATGGCGAAAGGCGGCCCATGCCCGCGTGTAGAAGTGCCGGCCAGCCCACGCCATCACACCGAGCGTGACGAGCAGCAATCCCCACGACAGCGCCGCGGCCGGGATGGCATAGAGCCATGGGGCCGCTGCACGCAGCGCGGGTGTCATGTGCTCCATTGCCCAACGCATGAATGGATCGGCCACCGGCCCGTGGTGACCGGCATTCATCACAGTCATCAAAGGCATGGACAGCAGCATCGCCGCGATACCCGCGACTCCGCTGACCCATGCCTTTTTGCGAAGTTCGCGAAACTCCGCCGCGGTCGCCGTGTCGCGCGCCGCCTGCTCCTCGAATGCGGTGCGATCCGCCTGCGGCAACTCCGCGCCATAACCGGTCGCGCGAATACCCTCGACCAGGGCGTCCGGCGAGATCGCCGACGCGTCATACGAAATCGTTGCATTGCCCATCATCAAATTCACCGAGGCGTCGACGACGCCCGGCATCTTGCTCAACGTTCGCTGAACGCGTCCCTGGCAGGCGGCGCACGTCATGCCCGAAACCGGGATGACGACCTTCTCCAACGATGTCGGAGGCGCAGCGGGCCGCGGGTGCGTGATATTCGCGGTGGTCATGGTTTGATGTCCTCGCGCGG comes from Gemmatimonas sp. and encodes:
- a CDS encoding heavy metal translocating P-type ATPase; translation: MTTANITHPRPAAPPTSLEKVVIPVSGMTCAACQGRVQRTLSKMPGVVDASVNLMMGNATISYDASAISPDALVEGIRATGYGAELPQADRTAFEEQAARDTATAAEFRELRKKAWVSGVAGIAAMLLSMPLMTVMNAGHHGPVADPFMRWAMEHMTPALRAAAPWLYAIPAAALSWGLLLVTLGVMAWAGRHFYTRAWAAFRHHSADMNTLVAVGTGAAFVYSLVATAAPGFFVRNGVTPDVYYEAVIIIIALILTGNAFEARAKRETSTALRALANLQPKTARVLRGEAEEDVPVESVRADDMILVRPGERVPVDGEIVSGESAVDESMLTGESLPVTKRVSDRVIGGTINRTGAFRYRATTLGETSVLAQIVKLMRDAQGSRAPIQRLADRISAIFVPVVVSIAVAAFAVWFVAVHTTGGGVGEAAVRAFAAAVAVLIIACPCAMGLAVPTAVMVSTGKGAELGVLIKGGEALQRAGDITTVVLDKTGTVTEGRPAVTDVEVVRDSTLASEAMLALVASLETMSEHPLADALVRHAHDRGLPVDTPEAFESHTGRGATGVVRGHALAVGNEALMQDYAVDIAPLRSAGHRFGDEGKTAMYIAIDGALAGIVAVADPIRATSRAAIQQLQRLGLDVVMLTGDNQRTANAVAREAGIARVVAGVLPAGKVAEIERLQADGWVVAMVGDGVNDAPALAKADIGIAMGSGTDIAVEAADIALMRGDLAGVADAIRLSRRTMRTMKQNLFWAFAYNVIGIPVAAGVLFPIVGLLLSPILASAAMAFSSVSVVMNSLRLRRFRTATA